The region GGCCAAACGGCGAGCGCCACAGCAGCCAGTGGTGAAAACGCGGTGACGAACGGGCAAAACACCAGGCGGCCAGCAACACAAATGGCGTGGTCGGTAATAAAGGTAATACAATGCCCAGCGTGCCCAGCACAATCGCCAGCCAGCCAAGACACAGAAGAAAAATTCGTTGCATGCCTGATGCCTGATAAAATCGGAACTGCGCTACGTTAACACAGTCGGAATCAGAGTGATGCCCCAACCGCCCGCACATCAACGCCTGCTCGCCATTGTCGATCAATTACGACAGCAAATCTCGCAGCAACGCGATGGTGCCTGCCGACAGCCCCGTTTTGACGCCCAACTGTTCCGTTGCAAAGGCACGCGGCTCGCTGATTATCTCGCTGAGCTTGAACAGAATTTAACCCAGCTCAACGCCGCTGACACCGACGTCATGCGCCGACAGTGGCTGGCGGAGAAAGTGCTGGATCAGATTGCCGCCCTGCAACGCGAATGTCAGAGCCAGCAACTGCGCACCCAGCGTGAGCGTCCTCGCGTTGATCCACGCCAGTCGAAGCGCGAAGAGTATCAGGGCTATGAAACGCGCTTGCTGGCGATGATCGAACAACGTGAGCAACATCTGGCGCGCGCCGAAACCCTCAGCGTACAGCAGCAGTTGATCCGTGATATCGAAGTGCTGCATGAGCGGCTGGCACGCTGTCGCCATGCGATGCACAAACTGGAATTGTCTGGCCCGGCTCGGTAATCACCGCCCAGTTTCCTTCATACTTCACATGGCCGGTGCGTTAGCTGCGCTCATTCCCCCATCTCTTACCTGAGTAAGCGCCTGCGGGTTCATTCCCTTGCCACTTGCCTGCACCTGAAATTATTTAGGGTATATACTCCCCCCTACGAATGATGGAGGAAAATCATGACTCTAATTATGTGGATAGCGATTGGCGTGGTGGCTGGCTGCATCAAGCGCATGGTTTTTCCCGGTCGGCCGGGTGGGTTTGTTCCAACGCTGGTACTGGCGGTGATTGGTGCGTTAATTGGGGGTTACATCGCCACCTATTTTACGACGGGTGATTTAGCGACGTTCCATCCCGCTGGCTTTGGAGTGGCACTGCTGGGCTCAATTTTGATGCTGCTGGTGGCAGCAAAATTACGTATTTAACAAGGAGAGAGCATGTCACTGGAAACTGCATCCGATGAGATCAAACTGGCAGTGGATTTGATTCAACTGCTGGAAGAGAACCAGGTGCCGACCGCAACCGTGTTAGCCGCGCTGGCGATTGTCCAGCGCGATTATCAGCAGAAACAGGCAGCAGAAGGCACCGATTAGCGCGCGCCAGACATCGTCGGACTGAGCCGCAGCATATCTATAAAGGCATCCACCAGCTGCGGCGCCTCCGCTGCCAAATCAAACGCCTGCGGATTAAACAACCAGTTTTCCATCATGCCGTTGATATAACCGCACATCAGACGCGCCGACTGCAACGTGTTCAATCTCGCAGGTAACTGCCCGACTTCGATACACTCACGTAGCACCAATTCAATTCGGTCGTAACACTCAAGCAGTAAACTTTGACGCATATCCTGTAATGTCGACATTTCGCCAACGAATTCACATTTATGGAAGATAATCTCCATTAGTGCGCGTCTTTGAGGATCCTTTGCAGTGGCGTCAAGGATATAGATCAACATTGAACGAATAACAGAAAGTGGATCACCCGGGTATTTTGTCTGATACTCAAGTTCCACATCGTCAAGCCCAGCGTCACACCGAAGCCAGATTTCATGCAGAACATCGGCTTTATTTTTGAAATGCCAGTAGATAGCACCGCGCGTTACGCCGGCCGCTGTTGCGATATCTGCCAGGGATGTGGCAGCCACACCGTGTTCAGAGAAGTGTGCTAAAGCGGCATCCAGAATTTGGTTCCGCGTTTCAAGTGCTTGCGCTTTGGTTTTTCGTGCCATAGAGGACTTTTTTTACAAACTGGCAAGTTTACATACATTTGTGAATGTATGTACCATAGCACGACCCGTGTTTTAACGCAGCAATGGGTTTATCGGTTTGTGATCCATTGATCATTTGATATCGGACACTAGAGGTTTATTTATGAATAAAAACAGAGGATTAGCGCCTCTGGCGGCCGTCCTGATGCTTTCAGGCAGCTTTATGTTAACAGGATGTGATGATAATAAATCCCAGCAAGCCGCCCAGCAGCAGCCCCCAGAAGTAGGTGTTGTGACGTTAAAAAACGAGCCTTTGAAAATTACCACCGAATTGCCAGGTCGTACTTCGGCATTTCGCGTGGCTGAAGTGCGCCCTCAGGTGTCAGGTATTATTCTGAAGCGTAATTTTGAGGAAGGGACGGATATCAAAGCAGGCGTTTCCCTGTATCAGATCGATCCGGCAACTTACCAGGCGGCTTATAACAGCGCCAAAGGCGATTTAGCACAGGCGCAAGCCAATGCACACGTCGCGCAGTTAACCATCAAGCGTTATAAGCCGCTGCTGGGTACCAAGTACATCAGTCAGCAGGACTATGACACCGCTGCGGCTACCGCTGCGCAGACGGCTGCAGCCGTTCAGGCGGCACAAGCCAACGTGGAAACCGCACGCATCAATCTGGCTTATACCAAAGTCACTTCGCCGATCAGCGGTCGCATTGGTAAATCGTCAGTCACTGAAGGTGCTCTGGTCTCCAGCGGTCAAACCACTGCACTGGCAACCGTGCAACAGCTCGATCCGATGTATGTCGATGTCACCCAGTCCAGTGATGATTTCCTGCGTTTGCGCGCAGAACTGGAATCCGGTCAGCTGAAACAGAATGACGGCAAAGCCAACGTCACGCTGTTGATGCAAAACGGTAACGCATACACGCAGACAGGCACATTGGAATTCTCTGATGTGACCGTGGATGAAACCACTGGCTCGATCACGCTGCGCGCCATCTTCCCGAACCCGGACCACCGCCTGCTGCCAGGCATGTTTGTGCGTGCGCGTCTGGATGAAGGGACCAATCCAACCGCATTGCTGGTACCGCAACAGGGCGTAACCCGTACCCCAACCGGTCAGGCAACCGCGATGGTGGTTGGCGCAGATAATAAAGTGGAAGTCCGTAACATCACCGCTAATCAGGCATTTGGCGACAAATGGCTGGTAACGGATGGCCTGAAAGAGGGCGATCGCGTGATCACCGTCGGTCTTCAGCGTGCCAAGCCTGGTGCGCAGGTGACACCACAAGAAGTCAAAGATGATGCCAAAGCAGCACCGGAATCACAGTCTGCTAAATCATCGTCCTAAACAGGAGCCACTGATACATGGCTAAGTTCTTTATCGATCGCCCCATTTTTGCCTGGGTGCTTGCCATCATCATTATGCTGGCGGGTACCCTTGCGATTATCAGTTTGCCGATTGAGCAATATCCCAATGTTGCGCCGCCGGCCGTTGAAATCCAGGCAACTTACCCGGGTGCTGATGCGAAAACGCTGCAGGATTCGGTAACCCAGGTTATCGAACAAAACATGAACGGCATCGATGGCCTGATGTACATGGCCTCGAGCAGTGACTCGTCCGGTACCCTGACCCTGACGCTGACCTTCCAGTCCGGTACTAACGCTGATATCGCGCAGGTACAGGTACAGAACAAGTTGCAGCTGGCGATGCCACTGCTGCCGCAGGAAGTTCAGCAACAAGGTATTCAGGTTAAAAAATCCTCCAGCAGCTTCCTGATGGTAGCGGGCTTTGTCAGTGATGACGGCAGCATGACGCAGAATGACATCTCTGACTATGTTGCTTCCAACATCAAAGACCCGATCAGCCGTACGCCTGGCGTCGGTGATACTCAGGTGTTTGGTGCGCAGTACGCGATGCGCATCTGGCTGGACCCACACAAACTGAACAACTACCAGCTGACGCCGGTGGATGTGATCAGTGCGTTGGGCACCCAGAACACCCAGGTCGCCGCCGGTCAGTTGGGTGGCACACCGCCCGTACCTGGGCAGCAGCTGAACGCCTCGATCATTGCGCAGACCCGTCTGACCAATACCGAAGAGTTCGGCAATATCATGCTGAAAGTGAACCAGGACGGCTCACAGGTGCGCTTGCGCGACGTGGCGAAGATTGAACTCGGTGGTGAAAACTACGAGATCATCGCCCGCTACAACGGCAAACCGGCTTCGGGTATCGGTGTGAAACTGGCAACCGGTGCGAATGCGCTGGATACCGCCAAAGCGGTGAAAGATGAGCTGGCCAAACTGCAGCCGTTCTTCCCGTCAGGCATGAAAACCGTTTACCCGTACGACACCACGCCGTTCGTTAAGATCTCGATCTTCGAAGTGGTGAAAACGCTGTTTGAAGCGATCGTGCTGGTGTTCCTGGTGATGTATCTGTTCCTGCAGAACTTCCGCGCGACCTTGATTCCAACCATCGCTGTTCCGGTAGTGCTGTTGGGTACCTTTGCCATCATCAGTGCATTCGGTTACTCGATAAACACGTTAACGATGTTCGGGATGGTGCTCGCCATCGGCCTGCTAGTGGATGACGCCATCGTGGTGGTGGAGAACGTTGAGCGTGTTATGGCGGAAGAAGGTTTACCGCCAAAAGAAGCGACGAAACGTTCGATGGAGCAGATTCAGGGCGCGCTGGTCGGTATTGCCTTGGTGCTGTCTGCGGTATTTATTCCAATGGCCTTCTTCGGCGGCTCTACCGGGGTTATCTATCGTCAGTTCTCGATCACCATCGTTTCCGCGATGGCGCTGTCAGTGTTAGTTGCGTTGATTCTGACCCCAGCACTCTGTGCCACCATGCTGAAACCGATCAAGAAAGGCGAGCACGGTAAAACCACCGGCTTCTTTGGCTGGTTCAACCGTCTGTTCGACAAGAGCACCAACCACTACGTCGATAGCGTTGGTCACATCGTGCGTAGCACCGGTCGTTATCTGGTGATCTACCTGGTGATCGTGGTCGGTATGGCGTATCTGTTCCTGAAACTGCCCACCTCCTTCCTGCCGGAAGAGGATCAGGGTCTGTTACTGGCGCAGGCGCAGTTGCCAGCCGGTGCAACCCAGGAACGTACGCAGAAAGTGCTGGACCAGGTGACGGATTACTTCCTGAACAAAGAAAAAGACAGCGTTAACTCCGTATTTACTGTTAACGGCTTTGGCTTTGCGGGACGTGGTCAGAACACCGGTATTGCCTTCGTCAGCCTGAAACCGTGGGATGAGCGTGGCGATGCCAGCCTGAAAGTGCCGGCGATTGCCGGACGCGCCATGCAGGCGTTGGGTCAGATCAAAGATGCAATGGTCTTCCCGTTCAACCTGCCAGCGATTATTGAACTGGGTAACGCCACCGGCTTCGACTTCATGCTGACTGACCAGGGTAACCTGGGGCACGAGAAGTTGACCGCTGCGCGTAACCAGCTGTTTGGCATGATTGCTCAACATCCCGATACCTTGGTGGGTGTGCGTCCGAACGGTATGGAAGATACACCGCAGTACAAACTGATCATCGATCAGGAGAAAGCGCAGGCACTGGGTGTGTCGTTGTCTGACATCAACACCACGCTGGGCGCTGGCTGGGGTGGCTCTTACGTCAATGACTTCATCGACCGTGGTCGTGTGAAGAAGGTATACGTGATGGGCCAGGCTGACTCACGTATGTTGCCAGATGACATCAGTAAATGGTTCGTGCGTAACAGCTCAGGCACCATGGTTCCGTTCTCGGCCTTCTCTTCGGCGAAATGGCAGTATGGTTCACCGCGTCTGGAACGTTACAACGGCTTACCTTCAATGGAGATTCTGGGGCAGGCTGCTCCAGGTAAGAGCTCCGGTGATGCCATGAACCTGATGGAAGAGCTGGCGGGCAAACTGCCTGCGGGTATTGGCTACGACTGGACGGGTATGTCCTATCAGGAACGTCTGTCCGGTAACCAGGCCCCTGCCCTGTACGCCATCTCGCTGATTGTGGTGTTCCTGTGTCTGGCCGCGTTGTACGAGAGCTGGTCGATTCCGTTCTCCGTTATGCTGGTCGTTCCGTTGGGTGTGGTGGGTGCATTGATCTTTACCACCCTGCGCGGGCTCAGTAATGACGTCTACTTCGTGGTGGGGCTGCTGACAACCATTGGCTTGTCGGCGAAGAACGCCATCCTGATCGTTGAATTCGCCAAGGATTTGATGGAGAAGGAAGGGAAAGGTTTGGTGGAATCAACACTGGAAGCGGCACGTATGCGTCTGCGTCCAATTCTGATGACCTCACTGGCCTTTATCCTGGGTGTTCTACCGCTGGCCATCAGTACCGGTGCCGGTTCCGGCGCACAGAACGCCGTAGGTACCGGCGTAATGGGCGGCATGGTCACTGCAACCGCGTTGGCGATCTTCTTCGTGCCTGTGTTCTTTGTGGTGGTACGTCGCCGCTTTGGTAAGAACAAAGCGGAGATTGAGCAAGGCCATCCGGTCGAGCACAAACACTAAGTTGTCACCTGTTGAAAAGGCCGCGCAAGCGGCCTTTTTTATTGCCTGAACGCCGCCCTTCACCCGACCGTTCAATACCCTTACTGCGATCGCGGTTGCAATCAATTCGCTGCAGGTTCATACTATTGTTATATTATAACATTACATGAGAGTGCAGTTATGAAAGCCAATATCCATCCTCAATACCGTCCCGTGGTGTTCCATGACACTTCTGTCGATGAGTATTTCAAAATCGGTTCCACCATTAAAACCGAACGCACCATTGAGTTTGAAGGTGAAGTGCTGCCTTACGTGACGCTGGATGTCTCGTCTAAATCCCACGTCCACTACACCGGCAAGCAAAAAGATCTCACCAAAGAAGGCAGCGCCGCACGCTTCAACAAGCGTTTCGGCAGCTTCCTGACGCGCGGCAATTAATCAGGAGTTCACGCATGCAGGTTTTAAGTTCATTACGGTCTGCCAAGACCCGTCACAAGGATTGCAAAGTCGTGCGTCGTAAAGGTCGCATTTACGTGATCTGCAAAACGAATCCGCGCTTTAAGGCGGTTCAGGGAAGAAAAAAGAAAAGGTAGGAAAGTGTCGTGATAATTGGCCGGGATGCTCCCCGGCCTTTTTTTTACTTCATGCTCTGCAACATAATATCGACATTGTGCTTGAAGGCAGCAACATAAGTCGCAGCAGGACCGTTCGCCTCGGACAACGCTTCTGGATAGAGTTCACCACCTGGCTGTGCGCCGGTTTCGCTGGCAATCTGTTTCACCAGACGCGGATCGGTCTGATTCTCCATGAAGTAAGTCTTGATGTGCTCGGCTTTCAACTGCTTGATAATCGATGCCACATCGCTGGCACTGGCTTCGGCTTCAGTAGAGAAACCGACTGGCGCCAGGAAACTCACACCATAACGCTGGCCAAAGTAACCAAAGGCATCATGGCTGGTCAGCACTTTACGCTTGCTCTTTGGCACTGCAGCAAACTCCGTTTTCGCCCAGCTATCCAGTTTTTCCAGCTGCTGAATATAGCTTTCACCGCTCTTGCGGATATCCGCCGCATCTTCTGGATCGGCTTTAATCAGCGCATTCATCACGTTGGTGGCATAAATCACGCCGTTGTGCATGCTGTTCCACGCGTGTGGGTCCGTCACGGTTTTACCGTCTTCTTCCATTTTGCGCGTGTTGACGCCGTTGGAGGCGACCACAATCGTGCCTTTATAACCGGAGGCGCTGATCAGGCGATCCATCCACCCTTCCATCCCCAAACCACTCACAAATACCACATTGGCTTTAGCCAACGCCTGGCTATCCTGTGGCGTGGGTTCGAAGGTGTGGGGATCACCGTTAGGCTGCACCAGCGATTTCACGTTAACGTGATCGCCTCCGACTTGCTTAACGATATCGGCCAGCACGGTGAAACTCGCCACGACATCCACCTTTTTTGCCATAGTCAGTGGGCTAATAAACATGGCGCCAATCGCCAGGCTCAGCGGTAACTTCTTCATTCGTATCCCCTAATTGTATAGTTATCGACGGCGCAGCAGGCCGCCACACGGTCCTGTTAAAACAGAAAGCAAAAACAGTACGGCAGCACTCAGCACCACCGCCGGACCAGCGGGCAGTGAGAAGTGCCAGGAAAGAATTAACCCCACCAGCGCGGCGATCATCGCCAGCAGCATGGCGATGCCGAGCATGCAGGCAAGATGGCGACTCCAGAAACGCGCGCTGGTCGCCGGTAACATCATCAATCCCACCGACATCAACGTGCCGAGCACCTGAAAACCCGCCACCAGATTCAGCACGACCAACATCAGGAAGATGCCGTGGACGATCGGCGCGCTCCACTTGCCTTGAGCACGCAGGAAATCCGGATCGAACGCATCGATCACCAGCGGGCGGAAAATCACTGCCAGCATCAGCAAATTGAAAGCCGCGATGCCGCCCACTAGCAGGATGGCCGCGTTATCGACGGCCAGAAGTGAACCGAACAGAACGTGCAGCAGATCGACGCTCGATCCGCGCAATGACACCAGCGTCACGCCCAGCGCCAGCGAGCCGAGATAAAAGCCTGAGAAACTGGCGTCCTCTTTTAAGGGGGTGTAGCGACTGACGGCACCAGAAAGCAGCGCAACGGCTAATCCCGCAATCAGCCCGCCGATGCCCATCGCCACCAGCGATAAACCGGAAACCAGATAGCCAATCGCCGCGCCAGGCAGCACCGCGTGGGAGAGCGCATCACCCACCAGACTCATACGACGCAGTGAAAGGAAAACACCCAGCGGCGTGGCGCTCAGCGCTAATGCCACACAAGCCACTAACGCGCGGCGCATAAAACCAAATTCGATAAACGGTTGAATCAATGTCACGAGGCCACCCTGCGCAGCAGTGGGGTTTGAGCGGAGTCAGCATCGTCGAGCGACAACACATCTTTGAAGTAACGCGCAACCAGTGGGCGATCGTGCAACACCACTAATAAGGTGGTGCCCGCCTGCTGCTGCTGCTCGAGGATTGACATCAACAGCGTGACGGTTTGCGTATCGATGCCATTAAAGGGTTCATCCAGCAGCCAGACTTTACTTTGCTGCAGCATCAGGCGCGCAAACAGCACACGTTGCAACTGGCCGCCGGAAAGCATAGAAGGCTGCGCATCGGCGAAATCACGCATCTGCACGGCATCCAGTGCGGCATCGATCTCCTGTCGCATCGCACGATTGATGCCACCAAACCAGCCGCAGCGCGGCCAGCATCCCATAGCAACCAGTTCATAAACGGTAAGCGGGAAACGAGTTTCTAACTCACTACGCTGCGGTAACCAGCCAAGCGCCTTAGGCGAAATCTTTAATTCGCAAGTCCCTGCAATAGGTGGCAACAGACCGGCGATGGTTTTCAGTAGCGTGGATTTTCCGGTGCCGTTCGCGCCGATTAATGCCGTCATGCTGCCTGCCGCCAGCTCTCCGGTCACTATCGGCGTCACCGCTTGTCCCTGATAGCCGCCCTGCAAGCGATTGAAATGCATCATTTCTACATTCCCCAATAGATAGCCAGCGCCAGGAACGCGATAAGCAACAGCGCGACCATTAAGCGACCGCTGAGTGAGAGGAGTAAACCACTGTGATTCATGGCGGGAGACCAAATACGTTATAACATAACAATTATACTACCCGATCTCCCTGACGCGACGCCCGGGAGAAAGTGTTTCAAAAGTTAACCATTCGGCGCTTCCTCTGTGGCTATCACTGGATCTGAATCGATTGAGTGATAAATCCCATCGCAACGATTACGTATTCTGCACAGAGTTAACTTGCAATATTTGGCGAGAACCCTAATGATAGATTCATCCTCCTTTTTTACCGGAAGCGAAATGCAGTCTATTATTCATTGTGATATTGCTGTGGATGAGGACGATTGCGAGAAGTTGCAGGCTATTATCCAGGGGAATATTCTCAAAATAGCCGAAGCCCTGGCAGGTGATTTACAGTGGTATTCTCAAAACGCGCAATTAGTTCCCGACAGTTTTAAGATTATTTCCATTCAACCGCACGACAACAATCGATTTAAAATGCTTTACGATTTTAAGTGGGATTTATTTAATCCTTGCCTGGATTTAAATGAAACATCTACCCAGCATGAAGAAGTTTTGTTCCAGATAGTACCGGGCGCACTGGTGTTTTCAGTGATAGACAATACCCGCCCCTCGCCAGCCGACGAATTGTAATATTTGGTAATCGAGTTGAGCAAAGCTAATGAATGTGGATTATATTTAAGGAGTCGCTGAATTCTTAATATTCGTGATCGCTTCCTGATAGCTTTTCCAAATCTCGCCGCGCTGCGGTCACTGTGCAAGCTCTGGAGGGGAAAAAGATGGACGAATACTCACCAAAACGGCATGATATTGCCCAGCTTAAATTCCTGTGTGAGAACCTGTTTGACGAAAGTATGGCGACACTGACTGACAGCCATCACGGCTGGGTGAATGACCCTACTGCGGAAAGCAATTTACAGCTCAACGATTTGATTGAGCATATCGCGTCTTTCACGATGAATTACAAAATTAAGCACGTTGAAGATGAAGCGCTGATTACGCAAATCGATGAATATCTTGACGATACCTTTATGCTGTTTAGCAGTTATGGAATCAATACTCAGGATCTTCAACGGTGGCAACGTTCAGCAAGACGCTTATTTAATCTGTTTGCCGAAGAGTGCGCTTTTCTCCAACAACCCAGCCATTCCTTTTAGCATCAGAGTGAGACCAGTTTATTTATGAGCAACCAAGCCTTAACCAAAACAGACTATTTGATGCGACTGCGTCGTTGTCGCTCAATTGACACCCTTGAACGGGTGATTGAAAAGAACAAGTACGAATTATCTGACAACGAGCTCGCGGTATTTTATTCTGCTGCCGATCATCGCCTTGCAGAACTGACGATGAATAAGCTTTACGATAAAGTACCGGTTTCTGTCTGGAAGTTCGTCCGCTAACTATTTTTATCCGCTGATCGTTACGCCCTCTTTTCACTTCAGGGAATTATTCACAGGCAAAGGAGTGCCAGCGTTTCGCTGTGTACTGATTTCTTGAGGATTTTTTCGGGAGTAGAAATGGTGGAGGCCCTGCCAGCTACATCCCGGCACACGCGTCGCCTGCTGCGGCTGCTTCCTTCCGGACCTGACCGAGTTCACAAGTTAGCGTTGCGGGAGAACCAACAGGGCCCCCATTGACGAGCTCTCTTTCGAGAGCGCAGGCATTATCAAGTAACCCCCTGGCAATTGCAAGCGCAGGCAGGGTGACCGTTGTTTTCTTGAACAGCTCTCCAGTAAAACCCTGATTCTCGCCCTCCCGGCATGCTAAAGTCGGCATTTACTCGCTGAATCAGGTGCGTGCATGAACGACACAAGCAACTTTTCCGAGCGCGTCTGGCAAATCATTGCCGCGATCCCCAGAGGCAAAGTCACCACCTACGGCGATATCGCCCTGCTTGCCGGCTCACCGCGTGCCGCAAGACAAGTCGGCGGCGTATTACGTCGCTTACCCGAGGGCAGCAAACTGCCATGGTTTCGCGTCATCAATCGCCATGGCCGTATTTCTCTGCAAGGCGATGATCTCTTCCGCCAGCGTGATGCGCTGGAAGCCGAAGGCATCGAAGTCAGTGATGCCGGTGAAATTGAATTAGAGAAGTATCGCTGGAAGTACTAAGCGCACCCATGCTGAGGTGCGTGCAGGCAAACTGTGAAGTCAGGCGTCAAGCCAAAGATAAAAGTGACGAGCACTCTGGGACAATCCGCCGATGTCACTCACAAACTCGCACCCATGCTGAGGTGCGGGCAGGCAACGCTGTGGAGTAAAGCGTCAAGCCAAAGATAAAAGTGACGAGCAATCTGTGACAATCAGCCGATGTCACTCCACAAATTCGCACCCATGCTGAGGTGCGGGCAGGCAACACTGTGGAGTAAAGCGTCACACGCCAGGGATGGCGTGTGCCGAGCGATCAGGGACGAGACAGCGGCTTTACGCAACAGTGTTGCCTGCCCGCACACTCCCCCGCCCTGTTTTTAGGCGTAAAATCCACGCCCCTGCTTATACTACATACTCGTCGGCGCAGGCACCGAAGCGGAAGGCACCACCTGCGTTGGCGACGTTGACGGCACCGTGGTCGCTGCGCCTGGCGTGGTTTGCATTACCATATTGGTCACTGGCACCAGCA is a window of Pantoea rwandensis DNA encoding:
- a CDS encoding HHA domain-containing protein, coding for MSNQALTKTDYLMRLRRCRSIDTLERVIEKNKYELSDNELAVFYSAADHRLAELTMNKLYDKVPVSVWKFVR
- a CDS encoding MGMT family protein; translation: MNDTSNFSERVWQIIAAIPRGKVTTYGDIALLAGSPRAARQVGGVLRRLPEGSKLPWFRVINRHGRISLQGDDLFRQRDALEAEGIEVSDAGEIELEKYRWKY